In Streptomyces pluripotens, the genomic window GGTCCGGTACACCTGCGGGGTCGGGGCCTGCGGGTGCAGCTTCTTGACGTGTGTGACGTACCCGCCGAGCACGCGCTGCTCCAGGGCCTTGGCGCCGAGCATGTGGTACGGCACGAGGAGGAACTTCTTGCCGTCCGTGGTCAGCCACTCGTGTTTGGTCAGCACCGGGTCGAACTCGGTGCGGGCGCGAGCGGCCTGGTTGCCGCTGAGCAGCGCGTACAGCACCGCCATGAAGTGCGACTTACCGGAACCGAACGAGCCGTGGAGATACGCCGCCTTGGATCGGTGCCCGTCGAGCGAGGACTTGATGAGGGCCAGCGCCTCGTCGAAGTTCTCCAGCAGCCGCTCGGTGACGACGTAGTCCTGCAGCGCGTGCTGGGCGCCCTCGGGTGTCGTCGCCTCGGCGAGGGACAGCACGAAGTCCGAAGTGGAGATGGACTTCTTGATGTCGATGACATCGCGGAGGAGGGGCTGCTGGGCCATTGAGGGTCTCGCTCTCCCTGACGGTGTTCGGTGCTGCTGCTCGTACGCGATGTGGTGCGGGTCCGCCACTCCGACCCGAAGCCGGTCACCGGTCCAGGCCGTAGATGAGGGCCCGGACGTTACGGGCGGCCTGTGAGCGGTGCGACGTGCCGGTGGTCCTGCCCGGTGCGGAGGAGCGGACCGGTCACACATGCCGCCGGGCGAGAAGGACGTTCACGGCATCGGCCAGGTCAAGGGAGGCGGGCACGCGGCGCTTGCAATCCTTGCCCCCCTCGTACTGAACGATCACCCGTACGTCCTGCGCATAGCACCCTACATCGGTACTCCGACCGACCCCGCGCCGTATACCCCCGTGCACCGTCCGCGCATCCCGCTCTCATGCGCCAGGCGGCTGGGGCGGGCGCCATCGACCCGATCAGTACTCGTCCAGCAGCTGACGGCTGGCGACCGTGAAGGGGTGCTCGGGACCCAGGCCGCGCTCCCGCCGTGCCACGACATCGGTCATCAGCTCGATCCCCGTATCCACGTGGCCGAGCGCGGACCGGGTCCGGGAGAGGAGCTGTCGGGCCGCGAGCACGATCGGGTACTCGGCCCGAAGCGCCGCACGTACGCTTGCGCGACCCGCCGCATCTCCTCGTCGGCTTCTTCGAAGCGGCCCAGGAGGTACAGCGCTCAGGCGTGGTTGTGTCCGGCGCCCAGCGTCACCGTGTGATCGGGGCCGAGGAGCCGGGCGCATTCCGACGGCAGCGAGAGCAGCGCGCCGCCTTCTTCGGTGACCACCTCGGAGGCGGGCAGCGTCTCCAGCAGACTGGCACGGGACCGCAGGGTCAGCGGGTGCGCAGGGCCCAGTGCCGCTCGCCGGCCGGTGACGGCGGCCCGGAGGAGTGCGAGCGATTCCTCACGTCTGCCGAGGTTTCCCAGCACGAGCTGAAGGCCGTAGCCGCTGTCCAAGGTGTCGGGGTCGCCGGCCCCGAACAGACTCTCCTGGAGGGCACGCACACTGCGGAGCGACGACTCGGCTTCGGCGTACCTGCCCAGTCGGAACAGCGCCCGGCCGGCCCTGGAACGGGCAGCCAGTACCAGACGGTGATCCGCGCCAAGCAGCGGCTGCGTGAGGTCCGCCGCGGTACGGGAGGTCTCCCAGGCCGAGGGGTAGTCGCCGGTGCGGTGCAGGGCCACCGACAGCCGCGTCGCGACGGCCAGGGCCTCGGCCAGGGTCGACGGATCGCCTCAGGCATCGGCACCCGCAGCCCGCGCTGCTCCGGATGATGAACTCACCGCCACGAGCTCAGCAGTTTGCTGACCACGCGGTCCTGGCCGAAGCCGAATTCCCTCGCGGATGGAAGCGCGTCCACCCGGAACCAGCGGAAGTCCAGCGCCTCGCCAGTGGGTTGGGGCACACCCGCGCACTCGGCGACGTGGCTCAGGGCCACCGCGTGCTTCCGGGGATCATGCAGCGCCTGCGGACGGCGATCCCGGAAGTACTCGGCCACCGAGCCCAGGCTCAGGGTCTCCTGAAAAAAGTGGAATCGTGGCCCCAGCGTCGTACGCAGGTGCCTGGCCAGGGCTTCCCCGATCGACTCGTCCAGGATGATCGCCCCTCCGACGAGGCACCAGCCCTGGCCCCCGTCGTAGGTGTCCCTGCGGATGAGGCCGACCTTCCGAACGGGTGAACGAGTGACAGGGAGCAGGTCGACGCAGACAATCGGCACCCGCGCCCGAATTGCCGCGTACTCGGCGTCCGGAATCCAGCGATCCCCTGCGCCGACGATGTCCTTCGTCAAAGGTATTTTCTCCTGTGCCGTGCTCAACATGTCGAGCAATGTCCGTCAGTCGGCATTCGTGTCTGACGCGAGCCATCGCTGTACGGTGTGACTCGCCTGGCGGCCGGCCTCCTGCCACTGCTGCGGGCTGTCCCCGATCACCACCGGCTTCTGAACGAGTTCTATACGACGGCCGCGGCTCCCGGCTTTCGGGTCGTGTTTTATGTCGCTTATGCGGAAGAGAGCCTGGAAGGAAGGGTTCTCGTGGCGGCCGGTGACGGCTGCGATCTCTTTGAGAAGGGCACGGTCTCTGAGGAGAAGGCTGAGGGCACGGGTACCGACACCGTGTGTCCCCGCGACGGAGACGAGACTGTGCCCCTGGGCGAACCCGTCGGCGGTCAGGAAGTTACGAAGCCGGGTCACCAGGAGGTAGTCCGTTCGCAGCCAACCGTCCTCCCCCAGTTCGGGAATGAACGCCCGGGACTCGGACTCGATGCGCCAGTTCGGCCGCGCGGTGGCGCCTCGGTCCTCCACGAACCGGCGTGCGAGAGCCCGCTCGGGAATCTGACTGCGATCCAATATCAGACGGAAGGGAAGATCCAGGGGTGGGGTGTCCAGAATCAGTGAGTCCTCGACATCCATAGCTTCCGTGTATCCGAAGATGAGCCGAGAGATGCCTTCCGAAGTCGGGCTCCCCACGAGTACCAGCGAATCATCCAGCCGGGCCTCGACGCGCGGCAGGATTTCCAGAGATCCCTGCCGGACCGCTTCCAGGTAGTCGTCGCCCGCTGCTGCGAGGAGGGCTCGTCGATTGTCCGGGTGGATTGATGCCGCGCCGTTGTACAGGGGGTGAACGTTGTCGTTCCGGTACACCGAGCCGTCACGCTGCTGGAAGCCGAGAAGCCGCTTGGCCTCCGCCACGTTCTTCCGGTCGGCGCGCGTGTCCTTCAACCAGCCCGCCGTCACCTTGAAGTCCTTGACCGCATGGCGCGTCATGCGGACTTTGGAGGCACCCGCGGCGGCTCCACTCGCAACTCCGGAAAGCACCGCGATGGTTGCATTGACATCTAACACAGAGCCCCCACCCATGAAGCAAGACGAAACAACGTTAGTTTATCTCGCAGCAAACGGGGTGAAAAGCCCCAGGCGCCCCGGTCATCCATCCTGTGCCGCTCGAAAATGCCTCTCGATGCTGTGGCCAGGGGCGATGACGTTCTCAGGTTCTCAGGCTGTGAGTCGGAGCATGGCTGTCGCGTGCTGGGGACGTGACCGGTAGTGATCGACTGCTGCACTTGACGTCCCGCAACGCCAGGACTGCTGAAGGTGCTGCGCACGACGGACCCCGACCATTGCTTCGTGGACGGCAGGGTGGGGTTCTGGCCTGCCAGGATAGATACAGGAACCCTGGGCAAGAACACACCTACCCAGGGGCCCCGTCCCTGTCAGAGGGCCGCGAACTCGATGAACGCGGTCCACGCCGTGGGGGCCACGGCGAGTGCGGCACGGGCAGTGTCCTTGGAGTCACGGACGTGGACCGTGCCGGGGCGGGCGGCGACCTCGACGCATTCGCCGCCTTCCTCACTGCTATAGCTGCTCTTGCGCCATGCCAACTCGTCTATGGGCGGCTGATGTACGTGCGCGTTCATGGCTCTCCCAGCAACTTCTCTACGTACGCCAATGATTCACGTGGAGTCAGGGCCTGCGCCCGGATGATTCCGTACTTGGCCTCCAGCGCACGGACCCGATCCCGCTCCGTCTGCAGTCGGCTCACGTTCTGTACCTCAACGTACGCGATCCTCCGCCCTTCCCTCGTTTCGATCAAGGTGAAGGGGCCAGCCATACCGGCGTTCTCCTCACGGTCGAGCGGCATCACCTGAATCTCGATGTTCCGCCGCTCCCCCGTCAGGAGGACGTGCTCAAGCTGGCCACGCAGGACTCCCCACCCTCCGATCGGACGCCGCAATACGGCCTCATCGATGACGAAGCTGGCGAGCGGTGCAGCACGGCCGCCCAAAATCTCCTGCCGGGCCAGGCGCGCGGACACTCGCTGTTCAATCAGTTCGTCATCCATGGGCGGCCTCATCATCATGAAGATGGCTCGGGCGTACTCCTCTGTCTGCAAGAGCCCGGGCACTGCCTGGTTCGCGTACACATGAAGCTCAACCGCCTCGGCCTCCAACCTGGCCGCGTCCCGGAAGAACGCCGGATACTGAGCCCGAGCCACCTCCTCCTTGCTCGCACTCAACACCCCGCCCCCTCCCAGCACTTCATCCGCCCGGTCGATGAACTTGGGCGGTGGAATGCGCCTCCCCTGCTCGAACGACGCGATCGTCGAGGCGGAGTATCCGGTCAGTGACCCGAACTTCGCGCGGTCCATCCCCGCCCGCTCCCGGAACAGCTTCATCTGCCTCCCGAACACGCACAGCATGCCCGTCCCGACCTCGTACTCCGACTGCTGAACCTCGTCGTCCACGCCGCAGCTCCTCCCGTACGACCATCGCAGTCACCGGACTCCGCCCGCCCAACGCACGACCCGGGAACCGGTCACGCCCGACGCCGCCTACAAGAGCACCGCCCACGTGTACAGCCCGCACCCGTCAGCACGTCGCTCCTGTTCAACGCTACGCAGAGTCCGCAACCGTTGACCGCATGAAGTCAGCAACTCCCCCGAACGGGCACGTGCCCCAGCATTCCGCAACCGAACGTGAGTTCGCCATGCGCTTCACCTCGACCCCACGTGGTGCCCGTCTCGCCCGCCGACTCGTTTCGCACCGCCTGAACGACTGGGGCCACCCCTACACGACCCCGGCCAACGAGACGCTCACCCTCATCACGGCTGAACTCAGCGCCAACGCGGTACGCCACGGCCACGTCGCCGGCCGGGACTTTCGTGTTCAACTCACCCTGGCCGAGGACACCTTCCGCATTGAGGTGACCGACACCCGCGCCGAGAAGCAGCCCTCACTCATTCCCCCGACCCCCGACTCCGTATCCGAGTCCGGCCGGGGCCTCCTTCTCGTCGCCGCCCTCGCGGACGACTGGGGCGTCGCCCCTCGCCCAGCCGCCCCCGGCAAGACCGTATGGGCGGAGGTACGTCTACCGACCGGCGACCATCCGCACGCCCACCCGGTGGCGGCTCCTCATCTGGCAGATTCAGCACCGACGTACGGACATGGCACCGAAGCCACTGCGGCTACTTCTTCGCGGCAGCGCGTCGGCCTCGGGTCGCGGCCGGGGGTCGCCAGTTACGGAGATCGTCGTCGGTGAGCCCGTGCTCGCCCTGCTTCTGCTGGCGGTAGCCGGCGAAGAAGTCCGCCGGGGAGCCGCTGTAGAGCATGTCGAACTCGTTGTGCCACTGACCCAGCCACGGCTGGAGTTCCAGCAGGCCGGCGAGGAACGGCGTGATCTCCTCGGTGGACAGCGCGGTGTTGGTGAAGTACGTGGCGAGGGCCTGCGCCTGCTCCCGGTGGTCCCAGCCTGCCCACCCGTACAACTCGGGGGTGGCGGCGTTGGTCTGTCCGTAGGAGACGAACCGCTCCTTCGGCACGTCGAGCTTGCCGCGCGCCCTCCAGTAGGAGGGGCGGAGGAAGTCGGCCGAGGTGTACTTCGGCGGCACCGGGATGGAGTCCCGGATCTTCCGCTTGGCGGGCTCGTCCGGCGCGGCGTCCTCCTTGCGCTGGAGGTCCCACACCTCTTCCCAGTCGGCTCGCTTCTTCAGCCCGGAGGGCTTGTAGCGCAGGGCGGAGAGGAACGGCACGTGCTCGTCGGTGATCAGCTCGGCGACGACCTTCGCCAGCTCCTTGCGGGGCGCGTAGAGCTTGGCGACGGAGACGAAGTCCTCGTCCCGCGAGAGCGCGTCGGTGAGGCGGGCCAGGGTGAGGATGGCAGGCTGACCGTTCTCGTCGAACCAGAGCTCGCGGTTCTCCATCCGGTCGAGCAACCAGGAGCGCAGCGCCTTGTCCTGGAGCGCGTCCCAACCCTCAGTGGCCCAACGGCGCTTGTATTCGGGGCGCTCAACCATGCCGATCGCACGGTTCGACTCGATCGCGTCGATCCGCTTCTGCACGATCTCCCGGTAGGGGGCGGGCCAGTGGCCGGGGATCTCCGTGACGGGCGTGGAGCCGTGCCGCTTGAACCACTCGTCACTGGCTTCGCCTGCGGCGACGCGGCGCGCGAGGACGATTTCGAAAGCGCGCTCACCGAGTGCGAGCTCGGGGATATCGGGGGCGTCGGGGTCCTCGGAAACGCGGAGATCTTCGGGGTGGAGGTCGTAGAGGGAGTAGACCTGCCAGTCGAGTTCCTCTTGGAGGGCGATCATGCGGGCGTGGATGGACCGCCAGGCACCGCGGGCTTCCCGGAGGATGACGGTGGCGGGGGTGGTGACCTCGGCCACTGCGGTGGGAGTGGTGGAGCTGAGTTGCTGGGCGAGGGTGTCGAGAGCGGTGGTGAGAGCAGCAGGATAGGCAGCAGGGAGGGGGAACTCCTGGAGCTTAGTGCCGGTGAACTCGTAAAACCTCTCCCAAATCTGGGACTTATACCCTTCGTTGACCCCCTGGCTGCCCTTGTCGTGGCTCACCATTTTGAGCCAGAAGCCAGCAGTGGAGCTGTTGAGCAGCCCAAGCAACCGAAGGTGTTCCTCCTCACTCGCCCCCTCCCGCAGCTTGATCACCGGAGCAGTGCGAATGAACCCGCTTCGATCACGGCGCAGAGTGAACTGGTTGTGTGTAGCAACGAAGGAAAATGCGATGAGGAAGGGGGACCAATAGCGCCTACCATTGAAACTGGAAAACTCGAACCATGTCAGGCCCTGCTCCTCTTGCGTGCCAGAAAGGGCTCTGCGCCGCCGAAGAAGCACACGGTTGCGCCAAAGTAGCCGCTGAGTAGCAGCATCAATCTGCGCTGCCCGCGTCGCGTCATCATAGGGAAACACAGTACCAATGCCGTCCTGAACACCCCACTCCCTGACGGACGCACCCCCATAAAACCATCGAATGGAACTAGGCGGAACACCCAATCGCCGCGCGGCAGTTGCACCGATCAAATAGGCGTCATCTTCTCGGGTTACAGCACAGAACCCAACACTCTCCGCTTCGGACGAGAGTTTGGCCACCTGCGCGCCCTCAATTTGAGCGTTCAACTCCAGGCCACCGTCAGTCAAAATCCACGGCTGGCGCGCAAAGTACCGCATCCGGTCAAGATCGCCCACCGATACCCACTGACTCACCGAACCTGGCTTGTCGATCTGCCCGGCGATCGCCTGCCAGACCAACCCCTCTTCGGCCTTATCTGGGGCAGACGGTTCCCCTTGCACACTGCGGACCGTACGAATCGTCGTCGACCGGCCGGTTCCGGAACGGCGCTTGCCGATCAGGATGACCGTCGGCGTGCCGTGCCCAGGGATGTAGGCGCCAGAAGTATCGATGACCTCAGTGAGTTCGACTTCGTGGGTGAAGTAGTTCTCGATGAGCTTGGTGCCGAACTCCCGCTTCATGAATGAGTTCGCGGTGATCTGACCGACCATGCCATACCCATGGCCCTCTGTATCGCCGCGCTTGGCCAACTCAAAGAATCGTTGAGCGAAAGGCACCGATAGCGCGTACTGCATAGCACAGGCGTTGTACAGGCTCTTGTACAGCGCGTTCAGTTTCTTGTCTTTCACCGTGATGTACGGTGGATTCCCGACCACCACGTGATAACGCCCCTGCTGCAAGATCCCGGGGTGCGCATGCACATCCTCGGTGGCGTACGCGAAGGAGGCCAGCGGGTCGTCCTCCTCCTCATCCCCGCCCAGCGTCAACTCCAGCTGCCGCGCTTTGATGAGCGAGTCCCCCACCGCCAGATGCATCGGCCACTCGTACTTAGCTGCCTCCCCCAGCGTCCGCACTCCACTAGCCGCCATAGCCGCGACCAGCAACCGGAACCGGGCAATGGCCACCGCGAACGGGTTGATGTCCACCCCGTGCACCGAGTCCAGCGCAGCCCGCACCCGCTCGTGCACATCACGTCCCGGCTGACCCTCCCCCCACAGCCGCACCAGCCGCCGAAACGCCCCCAGTACGAAGTGCCCCGATCCGCAGGTGGGGTCGATCATCTTCAGTTCCTCGTACCCGAACTCCCGCACCGCGGGATTCATCGTCCGGTCGAGGATGAACTCCTCCACGAACTCCGGTGTCTGGAGCAGCGCGTACGTCTTCCGGGCGGCCTCGCTCAGGTCCTGGTACAGGTCGCCCAGGAACCGCGTGTCCCAGCCCTCCGTGCCGTCCTCGTTCAGCGGGTCGGTGAAGTCGTGGACGAGGACACCCGCCTCGTCCCGTCCCCGCCAGAACTCGACCAACTCCCGTGCACCGTCGTGCGAGAGCGGGATCTGGTACAGCGGGTTGTGCCGTTTGTCGAAGAGCAGCCGGCCCGCCTGCCCCAGGCCCAGCTCGTCGAACGCCTTCTCCAGCCAGCCCCGGTACGTCGGATCGTCGTCCGACTCCACGTAGGCGTCGTACCGCGACTCCGCCAGTTCCCGCCGGTCACCGTCCGGCCCCGTCAGGTACGGCTCGGGGATCAGCCGGTTGTCCTCGCAGAACCGTACGAACACAGTTCCCAGCACCCAGGCCACCGCGACCTGCGTGACGCGCTCGTCCAGCCACGAGTTCCAGGTGGCCGCCGTACGCCCCAGCTTGCGCGCGCGCTCGTACTCGGCCCTGAGCCGCGTGCCGACCTCGTCCAGTGCCCCCACCTGTCGCCCGAGGTCGGCCTCGACCGCCTTGACCTGCTGCTTCAGGTCGTCCAACAGAGCCTTGCGGTCGATCACTTCGCGTCTCCCTCGACAACGCTTGCCACACCCTCACCGGAACCGCGGTGGGCGTTGCCCACCCACGTGTCCGGAAG contains:
- the pglX gene encoding BREX-2 system adenine-specific DNA-methyltransferase PglX, which translates into the protein MIDRKALLDDLKQQVKAVEADLGRQVGALDEVGTRLRAEYERARKLGRTAATWNSWLDERVTQVAVAWVLGTVFVRFCEDNRLIPEPYLTGPDGDRRELAESRYDAYVESDDDPTYRGWLEKAFDELGLGQAGRLLFDKRHNPLYQIPLSHDGARELVEFWRGRDEAGVLVHDFTDPLNEDGTEGWDTRFLGDLYQDLSEAARKTYALLQTPEFVEEFILDRTMNPAVREFGYEELKMIDPTCGSGHFVLGAFRRLVRLWGEGQPGRDVHERVRAALDSVHGVDINPFAVAIARFRLLVAAMAASGVRTLGEAAKYEWPMHLAVGDSLIKARQLELTLGGDEEEDDPLASFAYATEDVHAHPGILQQGRYHVVVGNPPYITVKDKKLNALYKSLYNACAMQYALSVPFAQRFFELAKRGDTEGHGYGMVGQITANSFMKREFGTKLIENYFTHEVELTEVIDTSGAYIPGHGTPTVILIGKRRSGTGRSTTIRTVRSVQGEPSAPDKAEEGLVWQAIAGQIDKPGSVSQWVSVGDLDRMRYFARQPWILTDGGLELNAQIEGAQVAKLSSEAESVGFCAVTREDDAYLIGATAARRLGVPPSSIRWFYGGASVREWGVQDGIGTVFPYDDATRAAQIDAATQRLLWRNRVLLRRRRALSGTQEEQGLTWFEFSSFNGRRYWSPFLIAFSFVATHNQFTLRRDRSGFIRTAPVIKLREGASEEEHLRLLGLLNSSTAGFWLKMVSHDKGSQGVNEGYKSQIWERFYEFTGTKLQEFPLPAAYPAALTTALDTLAQQLSSTTPTAVAEVTTPATVILREARGAWRSIHARMIALQEELDWQVYSLYDLHPEDLRVSEDPDAPDIPELALGERAFEIVLARRVAAGEASDEWFKRHGSTPVTEIPGHWPAPYREIVQKRIDAIESNRAIGMVERPEYKRRWATEGWDALQDKALRSWLLDRMENRELWFDENGQPAILTLARLTDALSRDEDFVSVAKLYAPRKELAKVVAELITDEHVPFLSALRYKPSGLKKRADWEEVWDLQRKEDAAPDEPAKRKIRDSIPVPPKYTSADFLRPSYWRARGKLDVPKERFVSYGQTNAATPELYGWAGWDHREQAQALATYFTNTALSTEEITPFLAGLLELQPWLGQWHNEFDMLYSGSPADFFAGYRQQKQGEHGLTDDDLRNWRPPAATRGRRAAAKK
- a CDS encoding DUF397 domain-containing protein — its product is MNAHVHQPPIDELAWRKSSYSSEEGGECVEVAARPGTVHVRDSKDTARAALAVAPTAWTAFIEFAAL
- a CDS encoding helix-turn-helix domain-containing protein; its protein translation is MDDEVQQSEYEVGTGMLCVFGRQMKLFRERAGMDRAKFGSLTGYSASTIASFEQGRRIPPPKFIDRADEVLGGGGVLSASKEEVARAQYPAFFRDAARLEAEAVELHVYANQAVPGLLQTEEYARAIFMMMRPPMDDELIEQRVSARLARQEILGGRAAPLASFVIDEAVLRRPIGGWGVLRGQLEHVLLTGERRNIEIQVMPLDREENAGMAGPFTLIETREGRRIAYVEVQNVSRLQTERDRVRALEAKYGIIRAQALTPRESLAYVEKLLGEP
- a CDS encoding DUF4916 domain-containing protein; the protein is MTKDIVGAGDRWIPDAEYAAIRARVPIVCVDLLPVTRSPVRKVGLIRRDTYDGGQGWCLVGGAIILDESIGEALARHLRTTLGPRFHFFQETLSLGSVAEYFRDRRPQALHDPRKHAVALSHVAECAGVPQPTGEALDFRWFRVDALPSAREFGFGQDRVVSKLLSSWR
- a CDS encoding ATP-binding protein, which produces MKSATPPNGHVPQHSATEREFAMRFTSTPRGARLARRLVSHRLNDWGHPYTTPANETLTLITAELSANAVRHGHVAGRDFRVQLTLAEDTFRIEVTDTRAEKQPSLIPPTPDSVSESGRGLLLVAALADDWGVAPRPAAPGKTVWAEVRLPTGDHPHAHPVAAPHLADSAPTYGHGTEATAATSSRQRVGLGSRPGVASYGDRRR
- a CDS encoding tetratricopeptide repeat protein, whose amino-acid sequence is MALHRTGDYPSAWETSRTAADLTQPLLGADHRLVLAARSRAGRALFRLGRYAEAESSLRSVRALQESLFGAGDPDTLDSGYGLQLVLGNLGRREESLALLRAAVTGRRAALGPAHPLTLRSRASLLETLPASEVVTEEGGALLSLPSECARLLGPDHTVTLGAGHNHA